A genomic region of Deinococcus aquaedulcis contains the following coding sequences:
- a CDS encoding S8 family peptidase, with product MKRNLLMLGAALTLGGLSQAHAGRLSPTLLQRAQQGDQTPVGVIVRFQFANDERGRAQFKNLRSQLNTRLAQLGPAAGFINQAISSGRATQLWLDQSIYLPMTPVQARALALLPFVSDVFENFKVQIPKPQRAVALSAAAAAPGEAWHLAKIGAPQAWAAGFKGQNVKIGHLDSGIDAGHPQLNGKVAAFAEFNAAGDRVQGAATRDTTNHGTHTAGLLVGDTVGVAPSAKVISALVLPNNEGTFAQVIAGMQYVLDPDNNANTDDGADVVNMSLGIPGTFDEFIVPVQNMLQAGVVPVFAIGNFGPSPASTGSPGNIPDVIGVGAVDKNGQVASFSSRGPVNWTSTIKGVFVKPDIAAPGVEITSAFPNGQYGALSGSSQASPIAAGAVALMLSAKPGTGVDAIKNALYTSASNAGSKNNNVGYGLISVPGALGKLGVGAGTPAPAPTPPAPTPPAPTPTPPAPTPPAPTPPAPTPPAPTPTPPTGPAGYTLCAIEGSKCDFSGQKDAAFGTAGKYLTGVGTDGFNCTVAEWGRDPAPGQRKGCFIKDRPGAGPAPTPPAPTPTPPSSSKKPRVLLVDDDMGQGADVTNALREAIKANAVSGGAFVWNTQSQGQVPLSELKRADIVVWATGEQYQNTITAADQNVLRQYVEGGGNLLITGQDIGYDIGTSAFYTGVLKTRFVADSSGQAKFVTRGAFGNTAFTLNADSSAKNQYYPDVIADQGSSSVVASWGTANATAGTITAQSIRVDPNRNRAAQKVQDPRGLVEQIAANLIGGILNQILGGNTQAQTRNQPRVSAQNAGENAGAIVANDAGKYRTVTMGFGLEGLTPNSRNILMKTAFDWLMK from the coding sequence ATGAAGAGGAATCTGCTGATGCTGGGCGCGGCCCTGACCCTGGGGGGCCTGTCTCAGGCCCACGCCGGCCGCCTGTCGCCCACCCTGCTGCAGCGCGCGCAGCAGGGCGACCAGACGCCCGTGGGCGTGATCGTGCGCTTTCAGTTCGCCAACGACGAGCGTGGTCGGGCGCAGTTCAAGAACCTGCGCAGCCAACTCAATACCCGTCTGGCGCAGCTGGGCCCGGCCGCTGGCTTTATCAACCAGGCCATCAGCTCGGGCCGGGCCACGCAGCTGTGGCTGGACCAGAGCATCTACCTGCCCATGACCCCGGTGCAGGCCCGCGCGCTGGCGCTGCTGCCCTTCGTGTCGGACGTGTTCGAGAACTTCAAGGTGCAGATTCCCAAACCGCAGCGCGCCGTGGCCCTGAGCGCCGCTGCCGCCGCGCCGGGCGAGGCGTGGCACCTCGCCAAGATTGGCGCGCCGCAGGCCTGGGCCGCCGGTTTCAAGGGCCAGAACGTGAAAATTGGCCACCTGGACAGCGGGATTGACGCAGGCCACCCCCAGCTGAACGGCAAGGTGGCCGCCTTTGCCGAATTCAACGCCGCCGGGGACCGCGTGCAGGGCGCGGCCACCCGCGACACCACCAACCACGGCACCCACACGGCGGGCCTGCTGGTGGGTGACACGGTGGGCGTGGCCCCCAGTGCCAAGGTGATCAGCGCGCTGGTGCTGCCGAACAACGAGGGCACCTTCGCCCAGGTGATTGCCGGGATGCAGTACGTGCTGGACCCTGACAACAACGCCAACACCGATGACGGCGCCGACGTGGTGAACATGAGCCTGGGCATTCCCGGCACCTTTGATGAATTCATCGTGCCGGTGCAGAACATGCTGCAGGCGGGCGTGGTGCCGGTCTTCGCCATCGGCAACTTTGGCCCGTCCCCGGCCAGCACCGGCAGCCCCGGCAACATCCCCGACGTGATTGGCGTGGGCGCCGTGGACAAGAACGGGCAGGTGGCGAGCTTCAGCAGCCGTGGTCCGGTGAACTGGACCAGCACCATCAAGGGCGTGTTCGTGAAGCCGGACATCGCCGCGCCCGGCGTGGAAATCACCAGCGCCTTCCCCAACGGGCAGTACGGCGCGCTCAGCGGCTCCTCGCAGGCCAGCCCCATCGCGGCGGGCGCTGTGGCCCTGATGCTCTCGGCCAAGCCTGGCACGGGCGTGGACGCCATTAAAAACGCCCTGTATACCAGTGCCAGCAACGCGGGCAGCAAGAACAACAACGTGGGGTACGGCCTGATCAGCGTGCCCGGCGCCCTGGGCAAGCTGGGCGTGGGCGCAGGTACGCCTGCGCCGGCCCCGACGCCTCCAGCACCCACCCCCCCGGCGCCCACCCCCACACCCCCTGCACCCACGCCTCCGGCCCCGACCCCGCCCGCGCCGACGCCCCCAGCGCCCACCCCCACGCCGCCCACGGGTCCGGCTGGTTACACCCTATGCGCCATTGAGGGCAGCAAGTGCGACTTCAGCGGGCAGAAGGACGCCGCTTTCGGTACGGCCGGCAAGTACCTGACCGGCGTGGGCACCGACGGCTTTAACTGCACCGTGGCCGAGTGGGGCCGCGACCCCGCGCCCGGCCAGCGCAAGGGCTGCTTTATCAAGGACCGCCCCGGTGCGGGCCCGGCCCCCACGCCGCCCGCCCCAACCCCCACCCCGCCCAGCAGCAGCAAGAAGCCGCGCGTGCTGCTGGTGGACGACGACATGGGCCAGGGCGCCGACGTGACGAACGCGCTGCGCGAGGCCATCAAGGCCAATGCCGTGAGCGGCGGGGCCTTCGTGTGGAACACCCAGAGCCAGGGGCAAGTGCCGCTGAGCGAACTGAAGCGCGCCGATATCGTGGTGTGGGCCACGGGTGAGCAGTACCAGAACACCATCACGGCGGCCGATCAGAACGTGCTGCGCCAGTACGTGGAGGGCGGCGGCAACCTGCTGATCACCGGCCAGGACATCGGCTACGACATTGGCACCAGCGCCTTCTACACGGGCGTGCTGAAGACGCGCTTTGTGGCCGACAGCAGCGGGCAGGCCAAGTTCGTGACGCGCGGGGCGTTTGGCAACACCGCCTTTACCCTGAATGCGGACAGCAGCGCCAAGAACCAGTACTACCCCGACGTGATCGCTGACCAGGGCAGCAGCAGCGTGGTGGCCTCGTGGGGTACGGCCAACGCCACGGCCGGCACGATTACCGCCCAGAGCATCCGCGTGGACCCCAACCGCAACCGCGCGGCCCAGAAGGTGCAGGACCCGCGCGGGCTGGTGGAGCAGATCGCGGCCAACCTGATCGGTGGCATTCTGAACCAGATTCTGGGCGGCAACACCCAGGCCCAGACCCGCAACCAGCCGCGCGTGAGTGCACAGAACGCCGGTGAAAACGCCGGGGCCATCGTGGCGAACGACGCGGGCAAGTACCGCACCGTGACCATGGGCTTCGGGCTGGAGGGCCTGACCCCCAACAGCCGCAACATCCTGATGAAGACCGCCTTCGACTGGCTGATGAAGTAA
- a CDS encoding CBS domain-containing protein, whose translation MPTLKDIMTRDLTTTDPRATLKEVATLMREQDIGNVLIMDGETLQGIITDRDIVVRAVAYGHDLGSVASDYATGGVFTLESDTDVQDAARQMAQRQVRRLPVTENGQVVGIVSLGDLATRTSGGADEQALQGISQPTI comes from the coding sequence ATGCCGACCCTCAAAGACATCATGACCCGCGACCTCACCACCACCGACCCCCGCGCCACCCTGAAGGAAGTCGCCACCCTGATGCGCGAACAGGACATTGGCAACGTGCTGATCATGGACGGCGAGACCCTGCAGGGGATCATCACTGACCGCGACATCGTGGTGCGCGCCGTGGCCTACGGGCACGACCTGGGCAGCGTGGCCAGCGACTACGCCACCGGGGGCGTGTTTACCCTGGAGTCGGACACCGATGTGCAGGACGCCGCCCGCCAGATGGCCCAGCGCCAGGTGCGCCGCCTGCCGGTGACTGAAAACGGTCAGGTGGTGGGCATCGTGAGCCTCGGCGACCTCGCCACCCGCACTTCTGGCGGCGCGGACGAGCAGGCGCTGCAGGGCATCAGCCAGCCCACGATCTGA